One Pelagicoccus enzymogenes DNA segment encodes these proteins:
- a CDS encoding LacI family DNA-binding transcriptional regulator: MDKPRVLMKDVAKVAGVHQTTVSLALRNHPSLPQATRDRIQKLANEMGYRPDPALSALVAYRQATKNQPSEQVIAWIINVKDDRINQHHVHRLLLAGAKERAQELGYKLDIFWLGKEYKDSKSLNRVLKARGIQGVIFGAFDYHEEPFELDWDLFSCIKVNPLPEDLSFDTVLCDQIDAVGQVIADLHRVGIKRFGLAVSEFEEIHKRFTFAAGFHTHRREVAPENWVPPFYFQHGADYKEDVIPSTLEWARENKLEAIISNWNNLEEVARRLHQEGQECRFVSLDADEHTARHGGINQDHHENGRRAVDMAVGQIKTFRRGRENNPCTTLVAAKMIPIPAECPLKAETASRTVMAS, from the coding sequence ATGGACAAGCCACGTGTATTGATGAAAGACGTCGCGAAAGTCGCCGGCGTCCACCAGACCACCGTTTCCCTCGCCTTGAGGAACCACCCCAGCCTGCCTCAAGCCACCCGCGATCGCATCCAGAAGCTCGCCAACGAAATGGGCTATCGCCCCGACCCCGCCCTCTCGGCTCTCGTAGCCTACCGGCAAGCCACCAAAAATCAGCCCAGCGAGCAGGTTATCGCATGGATCATCAACGTTAAGGACGACCGCATCAACCAACACCATGTTCACCGCTTGCTGCTGGCAGGGGCCAAAGAGCGGGCCCAGGAGCTCGGCTACAAGCTGGACATCTTTTGGCTCGGCAAGGAATACAAAGACAGCAAGTCCCTCAATCGAGTCCTCAAAGCTCGAGGCATCCAAGGCGTGATCTTCGGAGCCTTCGACTATCACGAGGAACCTTTCGAGCTAGACTGGGACCTCTTCTCCTGCATCAAGGTCAACCCCCTGCCGGAAGACCTCTCGTTCGACACCGTGCTCTGCGACCAAATCGACGCCGTGGGACAAGTCATCGCCGACTTGCACCGCGTCGGCATCAAGCGATTCGGACTCGCGGTCTCGGAGTTTGAAGAAATCCATAAGCGATTCACTTTCGCCGCCGGCTTCCACACACACCGACGGGAGGTTGCCCCGGAAAATTGGGTGCCTCCCTTCTACTTCCAGCATGGGGCCGACTACAAAGAGGACGTCATCCCTTCCACCTTGGAGTGGGCCCGCGAAAACAAGCTGGAGGCCATCATCAGCAACTGGAACAACCTGGAGGAGGTAGCACGCAGGCTTCATCAGGAAGGCCAAGAGTGCCGCTTCGTCTCCTTGGACGCCGACGAGCATACCGCCCGCCACGGAGGCATAAACCAGGACCATCACGAAAACGGCCGACGCGCCGTGGACATGGCCGTCGGGCAGATCAAGACCTTCCGACGCGGTCGCGAGAACAACCCCTGCACCACCCTCGTAGCCGCGAAGATGATACCGATTCCCGCGGAATGTCCGCTGAAAGCGGAAACCGCTTCCCGCACCGTCATGGCCTCCTGA
- a CDS encoding MerR family transcriptional regulator — MIQESDASSGYKIGTAAKMAGISPNTIRTWMRRDYFTTSIETDSGERILSSDDLKRLINLKSLIDLGDSIGQIARLDNETLQKRLAELKSTSESSYANEIPSLTDLEAGFVTPANSVRLSAATPLFWNSKSFDSVETLTSYVENEHNLSIALIDSQGPNPAEKAAIIEFAKRFPEITVVLIFDFMPRGLLKDLAKAQVHLLRWPINSIMLERYLYSLMPSISHPRSRSSVINEPPPRLFNERQLSEIANSLPELECECPRHVSSIITSLGAFEDYSEQCLNASEKDKEIHEYLYNETAKARRIMELALIRLCKEDGIEIPQP, encoded by the coding sequence ATGATCCAAGAAAGTGACGCGAGCTCAGGCTACAAAATAGGAACTGCCGCTAAAATGGCAGGAATCTCACCCAACACCATCCGCACCTGGATGCGGAGGGACTACTTCACCACATCGATCGAAACCGACTCGGGCGAACGAATCTTGAGCAGCGACGACTTGAAGCGGCTCATCAACTTGAAATCGCTGATCGACTTGGGCGACTCTATCGGCCAGATCGCCCGTTTGGACAACGAAACCTTGCAGAAGCGGCTCGCCGAACTGAAGTCAACCAGCGAGAGCTCGTACGCCAACGAGATCCCGTCGCTTACCGACTTGGAAGCTGGCTTCGTCACTCCCGCCAACAGCGTTCGCCTGTCAGCCGCTACTCCGCTCTTCTGGAACTCCAAGAGCTTCGACTCCGTCGAGACCCTAACGTCCTACGTGGAGAACGAGCACAATCTCAGCATCGCCCTCATCGACAGCCAAGGTCCAAACCCAGCGGAAAAAGCTGCCATCATCGAGTTCGCGAAACGCTTCCCAGAAATTACAGTCGTCCTTATTTTCGACTTTATGCCGCGCGGCCTGCTCAAGGACCTTGCCAAGGCGCAAGTGCACCTTCTGCGGTGGCCCATCAACAGCATCATGCTCGAACGCTATCTCTATAGCCTCATGCCGAGCATCTCACATCCGCGATCCCGCTCCTCCGTCATCAACGAACCGCCCCCGCGTCTCTTCAACGAGCGACAACTCTCCGAGATCGCCAACTCCTTGCCAGAACTAGAATGCGAATGCCCTCGCCACGTTAGTTCTATCATCACCAGCCTCGGAGCCTTCGAGGACTACAGCGAGCAGTGCCTGAACGCGTCCGAAAAGGACAAGGAGATCCACGAGTACCTGTACAACGAAACGGCGAAGGCGCGTCGCATTATGGAGCTCGCTCTCATCAGGCTCTGCAAGGAAGACGGCATCGAGATACCGCAACCTTAG
- a CDS encoding SAM-dependent methyltransferase has protein sequence MKIQDLILSFFEKANRGCLRLRLPDGHTHVYGCAEDQEPVELVVNDSNFFKRVALKGDIGLGESYIDGEWDSPDPAALLAWFIKNKDVLMSDRFEWAMPLISRLASLQERILHRRNSNTKSGSKRNIEAHYDLGNDFYEQFLDSSMTYSSAYFRKPDDTLLEAQHEKYDRICRKLDLGPSDNVLEIGCGWGGFAVYAAENYGCSVTGITLSPSQYDYAVERVKRAGLSGKVEIVQIDYRDMIGQFDKIVSIEMIEAVGHEHLPSYFSAIDRLLKPDGLSCIQIIMSSDHRYETYCKTSDYIRKHIFPGSHLPSISSLFQAKDKANLNTYHLETFGLHYARTLELWRDRFEANWGRIKELGFPETFHRKWRLYFDYCIAGFKERHINLAQVVFGRMNCESYRFEEAAFDRDSANNTLRPVQFLESVAN, from the coding sequence ATGAAAATCCAAGACCTAATACTAAGCTTCTTCGAGAAAGCCAATCGTGGCTGCCTGCGGCTGCGACTCCCTGACGGACACACCCACGTGTACGGCTGCGCGGAGGACCAAGAACCCGTCGAACTCGTCGTGAACGACAGCAACTTTTTCAAGCGCGTCGCGCTGAAGGGAGACATCGGGCTCGGAGAGAGCTACATCGACGGCGAATGGGATTCGCCCGATCCTGCCGCCCTGCTCGCTTGGTTCATCAAGAACAAGGACGTGCTGATGAGCGATCGTTTCGAGTGGGCGATGCCGCTCATATCGCGACTCGCTTCCTTGCAGGAACGGATTCTCCACCGCAGGAACTCCAATACGAAATCGGGAAGCAAGAGAAACATCGAAGCCCACTACGACTTGGGCAACGACTTCTATGAGCAGTTTCTCGACTCCTCCATGACCTACTCTTCCGCCTACTTCCGGAAACCCGACGACACCCTCCTGGAAGCGCAGCATGAAAAGTACGACCGCATCTGCCGCAAGCTCGACCTCGGGCCAAGCGACAACGTTTTGGAAATAGGCTGCGGATGGGGAGGCTTTGCCGTCTACGCGGCCGAGAACTATGGCTGTTCCGTCACTGGCATCACCCTCTCGCCAAGCCAGTACGACTACGCTGTGGAGCGAGTCAAGCGCGCTGGACTATCCGGCAAAGTGGAAATCGTGCAAATCGACTACCGCGACATGATAGGACAGTTCGACAAGATCGTCTCCATAGAAATGATCGAAGCCGTCGGGCATGAACATTTGCCGAGCTACTTTTCTGCGATCGATCGCCTCCTGAAGCCAGACGGGCTCTCCTGTATCCAGATTATCATGTCATCCGACCATCGATACGAGACCTACTGCAAAACCTCGGACTACATCCGCAAGCACATTTTCCCCGGATCGCACCTCCCCTCCATTTCCTCCCTTTTCCAAGCCAAGGACAAGGCTAACCTCAATACCTACCACCTCGAAACCTTCGGACTTCACTACGCCCGGACCCTCGAGCTTTGGAGAGATCGCTTCGAGGCGAATTGGGGGCGGATCAAGGAGCTAGGGTTCCCCGAAACGTTCCACAGGAAATGGAGGCTGTACTTCGATTACTGCATCGCGGGATTCAAGGAGCGGCACATCAACCTCGCTCAGGTCGTCTTCGGACGCATGAACTGCGAGTCCTACCGCTTCGAGGAGGCTGCGTTCGACAGGGATTCAGCGAACAACACCCTCCGCCCCGTGCAATTTCTCGAAAGCGTAGCAAACTAA
- a CDS encoding DUF1365 domain-containing protein, whose amino-acid sequence MKSCLYRCRVAHKRKRPKRHRFAYATFMFCLDLDELDTLRKRLTLFSLNSRNLYALNDRDHLDQGEKGIKANVLSFLRNKGMQQKVGRIELVTNLRTWGYVFNPVSFYYVYADDGSLLCCLAEVANTFNEQKLYLVDRFEPSGNRLRQSHRKLFYISPFSDLDTQLHFDLHRPDEHLRLAITESDAEGTYFYSSLSGKRIPLTNTNLLRYTLRFPFITLQVIAAIHWQALRLALKKVPHFKKAQHPERQTETRTYIKPKSKNSA is encoded by the coding sequence ATGAAATCCTGCCTCTACAGATGTCGCGTGGCCCATAAACGCAAGCGTCCGAAGCGTCACCGCTTCGCGTACGCGACCTTTATGTTTTGCCTCGACCTTGACGAGCTAGACACCCTTCGAAAACGCCTCACGCTCTTCAGCCTCAATTCCAGAAACCTGTACGCCCTGAACGATCGGGACCATCTCGACCAAGGCGAAAAAGGCATAAAGGCCAACGTGTTGTCTTTCCTGCGCAACAAGGGCATGCAACAGAAAGTGGGGCGCATCGAACTGGTAACCAACCTAAGAACCTGGGGCTACGTCTTTAACCCAGTTTCATTCTATTACGTCTACGCAGACGACGGCTCCTTGCTCTGCTGCCTCGCTGAGGTCGCCAATACATTCAACGAGCAAAAGCTCTACCTCGTCGACCGGTTCGAGCCTTCGGGGAACCGACTCAGACAGTCCCACAGAAAGCTTTTCTACATTTCTCCCTTTTCAGACCTCGATACACAGCTGCATTTCGACTTACATCGCCCCGACGAGCACCTCCGCCTCGCCATCACCGAAAGTGACGCAGAAGGAACCTATTTCTACAGTTCCCTATCCGGAAAACGTATTCCTCTCACAAATACAAACCTGCTTCGCTACACGCTGAGGTTTCCCTTCATCACCCTACAGGTGATCGCAGCGATCCACTGGCAAGCCCTTCGGCTCGCTCTCAAAAAGGTCCCGCACTTCAAGAAAGCCCAGCACCCCGAGCGACAGACAGAAACACGAACTTACATAAAACCGAAATCCAAGAACTCCGCCTAA
- a CDS encoding efflux RND transporter permease subunit: MIAWFTKNGVAANLMMLILAIGGLASSFTAKTELFPEFSLDMVAVRVPFLGASPEEVEELVIIRIEEALQGVNGIKEINSTASEGYGSVTVTVNKGYSVSKLKDDIKTRVDAIPSFPANTERPIVEEILIPKDVIRVSVYGDTSEIEIKKIAQRVRDELTEISGISQVSMEGVRAYELSIEVTENELRNYNLSFDQVVGAVRANSLDLPGGMIKADGGEIQLRTKEQAYDAFDFENIVLLTKPDGSRVYVKDVATVRDGLVDNDTSSFFNGKPAATILIREVGYENPLEISESVYEYVEKAAATWIPEGVTLEAWSDSSFYLRGRIDMLLENGLIGFILVLISLTIFLRPTLAFFVAIGIPVSFLATLAIGPFVGITVNLLSLFAFILVLGIVVDDAIVVGESVFTEFQKNGPGVQSAISGTHRVSTPVTFAVLTTMVAFVPIFLLPGTIGKFMGVIPFVVIPTLGFSLVQSKLVLPYHLSLCTVGDKHDREKLNPLSKLQRRFSDGLERFIENVYQPWLKRAIKWRWYTFAFFSLFFIAAVALPLSGAIRFVLFPSVPSDYIFTSLTMVEGTPVSETEKAMDRIEKALEEIRQEDLEAGLIDPVKNKLVSLGSSSSPGGPGGGGGGTSGSNVGQIVLELAKSELRDSNANDVVERWRQKVGQIPGAKRLNFQANASGPVGLPVDVQLTGRDFDKLKAASLEIQDRLKEIEGLYDIRDTYSEGKRELKISLKDNARSLGLNAADLGRQVRNAFYGAEVQRVQRDKEDVKIMVRYPRSERESLGDLENMRIVTPSGARIPIQEVADIQMGTGYPSISRLDRKRIVSVQAEADKASISTNEIKTAVYDEILPEVLRKYPTVTPAMGGEAKDFAESGPALIGGSLIVLVLIYMLLAIPFKSYIQPVIVIAVIPFGVGGAIVGHLYGFQDLSILSFIGMIAMAGVVVNDSLVLVERVNSLRTSGLNLFEAVRHGGMQRFRAILLTSVTTFVGLVPILHETSLQAQFLIPMATSLAFGVAFATFITLFLVPCVYLMLEDIKWGIVTWWKGLFGGHRS; this comes from the coding sequence CAACTCCACCGCCTCCGAAGGCTACGGTTCCGTAACCGTCACCGTCAACAAAGGTTACTCCGTTTCCAAACTCAAAGACGACATCAAGACACGCGTCGACGCGATCCCCAGTTTTCCGGCGAATACCGAACGGCCCATCGTAGAGGAAATCTTGATACCGAAGGACGTCATTCGCGTATCCGTCTACGGCGATACGAGCGAAATCGAAATCAAAAAAATCGCCCAGCGCGTCCGAGACGAACTAACCGAGATTTCCGGAATTAGCCAAGTATCCATGGAAGGGGTACGCGCCTACGAGCTTTCCATCGAAGTTACGGAAAACGAGCTCAGGAACTACAATCTCAGTTTCGACCAAGTTGTAGGAGCGGTACGAGCGAATTCCCTAGACCTCCCGGGCGGCATGATCAAAGCGGACGGAGGCGAAATCCAACTACGCACCAAAGAGCAAGCCTACGACGCCTTCGACTTCGAAAACATCGTGCTGCTCACCAAGCCCGACGGATCGCGAGTTTACGTCAAAGACGTTGCAACCGTTCGCGACGGACTGGTCGACAACGACACCTCGAGCTTCTTCAACGGCAAACCAGCCGCCACCATCCTCATCAGAGAGGTCGGATACGAAAATCCGCTGGAAATCTCTGAATCCGTCTACGAGTACGTCGAAAAAGCGGCAGCTACCTGGATCCCCGAAGGCGTTACTCTAGAAGCATGGAGCGACTCTTCTTTCTACCTGCGTGGCCGTATTGACATGCTGCTGGAGAACGGCCTCATCGGCTTCATCTTGGTGCTCATCTCGCTCACCATTTTCCTCCGTCCAACCTTGGCGTTCTTCGTCGCCATCGGCATCCCGGTTAGCTTCCTCGCGACCTTGGCCATCGGCCCCTTCGTAGGCATCACTGTCAACCTGCTCTCCCTGTTCGCCTTCATCCTGGTGTTGGGAATCGTGGTCGACGACGCCATCGTGGTAGGCGAAAGCGTATTTACGGAATTCCAAAAGAACGGCCCGGGCGTGCAAAGCGCCATCTCTGGCACGCATAGAGTTTCCACTCCCGTAACCTTCGCGGTCCTGACGACCATGGTTGCTTTTGTACCCATTTTCTTGCTACCTGGAACCATTGGCAAGTTCATGGGGGTGATCCCTTTCGTGGTGATTCCCACCCTCGGCTTCTCTCTGGTGCAAAGCAAGCTGGTGCTTCCCTACCACCTTTCCCTCTGCACAGTCGGCGACAAGCACGACCGAGAAAAGCTGAACCCGCTCTCCAAATTGCAGCGGCGGTTCTCAGACGGGCTCGAGCGCTTCATCGAGAACGTCTATCAGCCTTGGCTGAAGCGGGCCATCAAATGGCGCTGGTACACTTTCGCCTTTTTCAGCCTCTTTTTTATCGCCGCTGTCGCCTTGCCCCTTTCTGGGGCCATTCGCTTCGTGCTCTTCCCAAGCGTTCCCTCGGACTACATCTTCACTAGTTTGACTATGGTGGAAGGCACCCCTGTCAGCGAAACCGAAAAGGCCATGGATCGAATCGAGAAAGCGCTCGAGGAGATTCGACAGGAGGACCTTGAAGCTGGCTTGATTGACCCCGTTAAGAACAAGCTCGTCAGCCTCGGATCCTCCAGCAGCCCTGGCGGGCCGGGCGGTGGCGGAGGAGGAACCTCCGGCAGCAACGTCGGGCAAATCGTGCTGGAGCTCGCCAAGAGCGAACTGCGCGATTCCAACGCGAACGATGTAGTTGAACGCTGGAGACAGAAAGTGGGGCAAATCCCTGGAGCGAAACGCCTGAACTTCCAAGCCAACGCCAGCGGACCAGTCGGGCTTCCGGTCGACGTACAATTGACGGGCCGCGACTTCGACAAGCTCAAAGCGGCATCCCTGGAAATACAAGATCGCCTCAAGGAAATCGAGGGGCTCTACGACATCCGCGACACCTACTCCGAGGGAAAGCGGGAGCTCAAGATCAGCCTCAAGGACAATGCCCGATCCCTCGGACTCAACGCAGCCGACCTTGGCCGACAAGTTCGCAACGCCTTCTACGGCGCCGAGGTCCAGCGCGTTCAGCGCGACAAGGAGGACGTGAAGATCATGGTCCGCTACCCTCGTTCCGAGCGAGAGTCGCTCGGAGATCTCGAAAACATGCGCATCGTCACGCCCAGCGGAGCCCGCATTCCCATCCAAGAAGTGGCGGACATCCAAATGGGTACGGGCTACCCGTCCATCTCCCGACTCGACCGCAAGCGAATCGTCAGCGTGCAGGCGGAAGCCGACAAAGCCAGCATCTCCACCAACGAAATCAAGACCGCCGTTTATGACGAAATACTCCCGGAAGTGCTGCGCAAGTACCCAACCGTGACTCCAGCTATGGGAGGCGAAGCCAAGGATTTCGCTGAATCCGGCCCCGCCCTGATCGGAGGTTCCCTCATCGTGCTCGTCCTGATCTACATGTTGCTGGCAATCCCCTTCAAGAGCTACATCCAGCCCGTCATCGTGATCGCAGTCATCCCCTTTGGCGTAGGAGGAGCGATCGTGGGACACCTCTACGGCTTTCAAGACCTAAGCATCCTCTCCTTCATCGGCATGATCGCCATGGCAGGCGTGGTCGTGAACGACTCCCTTGTCCTGGTGGAACGCGTGAACAGCCTTCGAACCAGCGGCCTGAACCTGTTCGAAGCAGTGCGGCACGGGGGTATGCAGCGCTTCCGGGCCATCCTCCTGACCTCCGTCACCACCTTCGTCGGCTTGGTACCCATACTCCACGAAACCAGCCTGCAGGCGCAGTTCCTCATTCCCATGGCAACCTCGCTCGCTTTCGGGGTGGCCTTCGCAACCTTCATCACCCTCTTTCTCGTACCCTGCGTCTACCTCATGTTGGAGGACATCAAGTGGGGTATCGTTACCTGGTGGAAAGGTTTGTTCGGAGGCCACCGCAGCTAG
- a CDS encoding NAD(P)/FAD-dependent oxidoreductase, whose translation MRSLAIIGTGIAGMACAYFLRNRYDITVFEKNGYVGGHTNTVYLDEGSRKVPVDTGFMVYNDHTYPNLIRFFDHLGIKSVNTSMSFSVNDAASGFETSYTSLSSFFPDLASAFSPQRYRLLLAMKRLFEAGREFLANEKDTELPLTEFIARNHIDPLATEKFLLPMTAAIWSTPTDKMKDYPAITLLRFLVNHGMLGFGDQFQWKTLQGGSQQYKEKILKEISSKTRTNAGVTQLRRQAGKVRVINKLGEYNDFDDVIIATHADQALALLEQPNEPEQNLLSRFQYNVNPVVLHSDPKVMPRRKRAWASWNYRYESIDSKQVGSTHYWMNKLQNVSDRKNYFVSVDYPGEIDPQQTHWSFTYEHPRFDAAAIKAQPSLPQLNENGPIYYCGSYFRYGFHEDAFTSALNLCKQLNDGRDPLS comes from the coding sequence ATGAGATCCTTGGCCATCATAGGTACAGGTATCGCAGGCATGGCCTGTGCCTACTTTCTGCGAAACCGCTACGACATCACCGTCTTCGAGAAAAACGGCTACGTGGGTGGACATACCAACACGGTTTACCTCGACGAGGGAAGTCGCAAGGTCCCGGTGGACACTGGATTCATGGTCTACAACGACCACACCTATCCCAACCTCATCCGCTTCTTCGATCACCTCGGTATCAAATCTGTCAATACATCCATGTCGTTCAGCGTGAACGACGCCGCGTCCGGCTTCGAGACGAGCTACACGAGCCTTTCAAGCTTTTTCCCCGACCTGGCCAGCGCCTTCAGCCCTCAGCGCTATCGGCTCCTCCTGGCGATGAAACGACTCTTCGAGGCGGGTCGCGAGTTCTTGGCCAACGAAAAGGACACAGAACTCCCGCTGACGGAATTCATCGCGCGAAACCACATCGATCCCCTCGCCACCGAGAAGTTCCTGCTCCCCATGACCGCAGCGATCTGGTCTACGCCTACCGACAAAATGAAGGACTACCCCGCAATCACCTTGCTGCGTTTCCTCGTAAACCACGGCATGCTCGGCTTCGGCGACCAGTTCCAGTGGAAAACGCTGCAAGGCGGCAGCCAACAGTATAAGGAAAAGATTCTGAAAGAGATATCCTCAAAGACCAGAACCAACGCTGGCGTAACACAGCTTCGCCGCCAAGCGGGCAAGGTACGGGTCATTAACAAGCTGGGCGAGTATAACGATTTCGACGACGTGATTATTGCCACCCATGCAGACCAAGCCCTCGCCCTGCTAGAACAGCCGAACGAACCCGAGCAGAATCTCTTGTCGCGTTTCCAGTACAACGTAAATCCAGTCGTGTTGCATTCCGACCCCAAGGTCATGCCGCGACGCAAAAGAGCATGGGCGTCATGGAATTATCGATACGAATCCATCGACTCCAAGCAAGTGGGCTCCACCCACTACTGGATGAACAAGCTTCAAAACGTCTCTGACCGAAAAAACTACTTCGTCAGCGTCGACTACCCCGGCGAAATCGACCCGCAACAGACCCATTGGAGCTTCACCTACGAACATCCACGCTTCGATGCGGCGGCGATCAAGGCTCAGCCCTCGCTACCCCAACTCAACGAAAACGGTCCGATCTATTACTGTGGCAGCTACTTTCGCTACGGCTTTCACGAAGACGCCTTCACCTCCGCCCTTAACCTCTGCAAGCAACTCAACGACGGCCGCGACCCGCTCTCATGA
- a CDS encoding SAM-dependent methyltransferase gives MNTISLAENGYLPTWLVRFGIRTLVKKRLKSEKVNARVKKEQLISQLQSSPLAVDTDAANEQHYEVPSDFYKIALGARLKYSCCYWPDGVDTLDEAEIASLKQVAERAKIEDGHRILELGCGWGSFSLWAAENFPNSQIVSVSNSSGQRTYITGEAQRLGLSNLKVITADMNTFETEESFDRVVSVEMFEHMRNYQQLFARIHSWLNPGAKMFIHVFSHKEIAYLFEDKEADDWMARHFFTGGIMPSHDLLPRVCSPFKLEEQWQLNGVHYQKTAEAWFQNLERNKPRTRAAMEKIYGQESAVVWENRWRIFMLSCAELFGYKNGNEWGVSHYLFSAD, from the coding sequence ATGAATACAATTTCCCTCGCCGAAAACGGCTACCTGCCAACCTGGCTCGTTCGCTTCGGGATCCGCACCCTAGTAAAGAAGCGCTTGAAGAGCGAAAAAGTAAACGCTCGCGTCAAGAAGGAGCAGCTCATCTCTCAACTTCAGTCCAGCCCCCTAGCGGTCGACACGGACGCGGCGAACGAACAGCACTACGAAGTCCCATCCGACTTTTACAAGATCGCCCTGGGCGCCCGCTTGAAATACAGCTGCTGCTACTGGCCCGATGGCGTCGACACACTCGACGAAGCGGAGATCGCCTCCTTGAAGCAAGTAGCCGAGCGCGCCAAGATCGAGGACGGGCATCGCATTCTGGAACTCGGCTGCGGTTGGGGATCCTTCTCTCTCTGGGCTGCCGAGAATTTCCCCAACTCACAAATCGTTTCCGTATCCAATTCATCGGGACAGCGGACCTACATCACAGGGGAAGCCCAAAGGCTTGGACTGAGCAACCTAAAAGTGATCACAGCCGACATGAACACCTTCGAGACGGAAGAGAGCTTCGACCGCGTCGTTTCCGTCGAGATGTTCGAGCACATGAGAAACTACCAGCAGCTCTTCGCCCGCATTCACTCCTGGCTCAACCCCGGGGCCAAGATGTTCATCCACGTTTTCTCCCACAAGGAGATCGCCTACCTCTTCGAGGACAAGGAGGCCGACGACTGGATGGCGCGCCACTTTTTCACCGGCGGCATCATGCCATCCCACGACTTGCTTCCGCGCGTCTGCTCTCCTTTCAAGCTAGAGGAGCAATGGCAACTGAACGGCGTCCACTACCAAAAGACAGCCGAAGCGTGGTTCCAAAACCTTGAGAGAAACAAGCCCCGCACCCGCGCCGCGATGGAGAAGATCTATGGCCAGGAAAGCGCAGTCGTCTGGGAGAACCGCTGGCGAATATTCATGTTGTCCTGCGCCGAACTGTTCGGCTACAAAAACGGGAATGAATGGGGTGTTTCCCATTACCTTTTCTCTGCGGATTAG